From a region of the Prosthecobacter debontii genome:
- the sufT gene encoding putative Fe-S cluster assembly protein SufT translates to MHSSLELKREVDAIQIPSGDSIKLPLGMKVIITQSLGGTYTVATDFGLARISAKDVDALGIDPEASKKESESTSSNIPENASDLEAQVWNQLKNVYDPEIPVNIVDLGLVYDCHVEQTDEGKNRAVVKMTLTAPGCGMGPTIAADAQSRIMTIEDMDDAAVELVWEPAWNQGMISIEGKMKLGMI, encoded by the coding sequence ATGCACTCCTCCCTCGAACTGAAACGTGAAGTGGACGCCATCCAGATCCCCAGTGGTGACTCCATCAAACTGCCCCTCGGCATGAAGGTGATCATCACCCAATCCCTCGGTGGCACCTATACCGTGGCGACTGACTTCGGCCTCGCCCGTATCAGCGCCAAGGATGTGGACGCCCTCGGCATTGACCCCGAGGCCTCGAAAAAAGAATCTGAGAGCACCTCCTCCAACATTCCCGAGAATGCCAGCGACCTCGAAGCTCAGGTCTGGAACCAGCTCAAGAACGTCTATGACCCCGAAATCCCCGTCAACATCGTCGACCTCGGCCTTGTCTATGACTGCCATGTCGAGCAGACCGATGAGGGCAAAAACCGCGCTGTGGTCAAGATGACCCTCACCGCCCCGGGCTGCGGCATGGGCCCCACCATCGCCGCCGATGCCCAGAGCCGCATTATGACCATCGAAGACATGGACGACGCAGCCGTCGAACTCGTCTGGGAGCCTGCCTGGAATCAAGGTATGATCTCCATCGAGGGCAAGATGAAGCTCGGCATGATCTAA
- the queA gene encoding tRNA preQ1(34) S-adenosylmethionine ribosyltransferase-isomerase QueA, translating into MLTSDFDYHLPPELIASEPLPDRAASRMLVVDRQSGTITHRMFTDLPEFVREGDLFVMNNTRVVPARYFSNEGSREVLRLEPLTATRWRCMVKPGKKFRIGHTVEIGEATGTVEQILENGERVIQWDREVDEAAHGHLALPHYMGRDDQPADRERYQTVFAQAAGAIAAPTAGLHFTPEILAQLPHAFVTLHVGVGTFQPVKAEKIAEHVMHSEQYEVTEETAVAIGQAKRVVAVGTTAMRTLETVARDNAGRVVAQSGSTDIFIYPGYEFRAVGAMLTNFHLPKSTLIMLVSAFAGKELILRAYEEAIRERYRFFSYGDCMLIL; encoded by the coding sequence GTGCTGACCTCTGATTTTGATTATCACCTGCCACCTGAATTGATTGCCAGTGAGCCGCTGCCGGATCGAGCGGCTTCTCGCATGCTGGTGGTGGATCGGCAGTCGGGCACGATCACGCATCGGATGTTCACGGACTTGCCAGAGTTTGTGCGGGAGGGGGATTTGTTTGTCATGAACAACACGCGAGTGGTCCCGGCTCGATATTTTTCCAATGAAGGCTCGCGCGAGGTGCTGCGTCTGGAGCCACTGACGGCGACGCGCTGGCGCTGTATGGTGAAGCCGGGAAAGAAGTTTCGCATCGGCCACACGGTGGAGATTGGCGAGGCAACGGGGACGGTAGAGCAGATTCTGGAGAATGGCGAGCGTGTCATCCAGTGGGATCGCGAGGTGGATGAGGCGGCGCATGGGCACCTGGCACTGCCGCATTACATGGGCCGGGATGATCAGCCAGCGGATCGGGAGCGTTATCAGACCGTTTTTGCCCAGGCGGCGGGAGCCATTGCAGCCCCAACAGCAGGGCTGCATTTCACACCGGAGATTCTAGCCCAGCTGCCGCATGCCTTTGTGACGCTGCACGTCGGTGTGGGCACCTTTCAGCCCGTGAAGGCGGAAAAAATAGCCGAGCATGTGATGCACAGCGAGCAGTATGAGGTGACTGAGGAGACGGCAGTGGCCATCGGTCAGGCGAAGCGGGTGGTGGCGGTGGGCACGACGGCGATGCGTACGTTGGAGACGGTGGCGCGGGACAATGCCGGGCGGGTAGTGGCCCAGAGCGGTAGCACGGACATCTTCATCTATCCAGGTTATGAGTTTCGCGCCGTGGGGGCGATGCTAACGAACTTTCACCTGCCGAAATCCACGCTGATCATGCTTGTTAGCGCCTTTGCCGGGAAGGAACTGATCTTGCGGGCCTATGAAGAGGCGATCCGAGAGCGGTATCGTTTCTTCAGCTATGGCGACTGCATGCTGATCCTCTGA
- a CDS encoding SGNH/GDSL hydrolase family protein: MTFPPVESLAKAQQAFHPRYLMRLLALTLFSLVSLSAALMAAEDFPLAPAQECRPRNGLPNFLAKVKQPGAEVKIAYLGGSITAQEGWRPKTLAHFQTTYPQAKIDQIHAAIGGTGSDLGVFRLKQDVLDQKPDLMFVEFAVNDGGAAPEQIFRCMEGIVRQTWKALPECDICFVYTVTEALVAPLKEGKFQRSASAMEKIAEHYGIPTIHMGLEVAKLAKEGTLVWKAPLPKTDEEKKAMVGKFIFAPDSVHPHPETGHELYLAAIVRSLDPIQQATKTPAPHVLDAPFIATNYEQAKMLPISAAKLSSGFAKMDLANDPFGKRWASRMKDLHKAGKAGDTITFKFKGTRCAIYDLVGPDCGQVIVTLDDQPARIVPRFDAYCTYHRLNTLLIGSDLSDTVHTVKIEIHPDQPDKAKILEKNNNKIDKPERFDGTNIYPGAILLVGELVE, from the coding sequence ATGACGTTTCCACCAGTGGAATCTCTTGCCAAAGCGCAGCAGGCTTTCCACCCTAGATACCTCATGCGCTTACTCGCTCTCACTTTATTCAGCCTTGTCTCCCTCTCGGCAGCTCTGATGGCCGCTGAAGATTTTCCTCTGGCACCTGCTCAGGAATGCCGTCCCCGCAATGGTCTGCCGAATTTCTTGGCCAAGGTCAAGCAGCCGGGCGCAGAAGTGAAAATCGCTTACCTCGGTGGAAGCATCACAGCCCAAGAGGGCTGGAGGCCTAAGACACTGGCACATTTCCAGACGACCTATCCGCAGGCAAAGATCGACCAAATCCACGCGGCCATCGGCGGCACAGGATCAGACTTGGGGGTATTTCGCTTGAAGCAAGATGTCTTGGATCAAAAGCCAGATCTCATGTTTGTGGAATTTGCTGTGAACGATGGCGGAGCTGCCCCCGAACAGATCTTCAGGTGCATGGAGGGCATTGTGCGCCAGACCTGGAAGGCGCTGCCGGAGTGCGACATCTGTTTTGTCTATACGGTAACGGAAGCTCTCGTGGCACCGCTAAAGGAGGGCAAGTTCCAACGCTCCGCCAGTGCCATGGAAAAGATCGCTGAACACTACGGCATCCCGACCATTCACATGGGGCTGGAAGTCGCAAAGCTGGCCAAAGAAGGCACGCTGGTGTGGAAAGCCCCGCTGCCAAAAACGGATGAGGAGAAGAAGGCAATGGTGGGTAAGTTTATCTTTGCTCCCGATAGCGTGCACCCTCACCCCGAGACGGGTCATGAGCTGTATCTCGCCGCCATCGTTCGATCACTCGACCCGATCCAGCAAGCCACGAAGACCCCAGCCCCCCACGTGCTGGACGCGCCATTCATCGCCACGAACTACGAGCAGGCCAAGATGCTGCCCATCTCTGCTGCCAAACTGTCCTCTGGATTTGCCAAGATGGATTTGGCGAATGATCCCTTTGGCAAACGCTGGGCCAGCCGCATGAAGGATCTGCACAAGGCAGGCAAAGCAGGTGACACCATCACCTTCAAATTCAAAGGCACCCGCTGCGCCATCTATGACCTCGTAGGCCCTGATTGTGGTCAGGTCATCGTCACGTTGGACGATCAACCTGCCCGCATCGTGCCACGCTTTGACGCATACTGTACTTATCATCGCCTGAATACCCTACTGATTGGCAGTGATCTCTCTGACACCGTGCACACCGTAAAAATCGAGATCCACCCCGACCAACCTGATAAGGCAAAGATTCTCGAAAAGAATAACAATAAGATCGACAAACCTGAACGCTTCGACGGCACGAACATCTACCCCGGCGCCATCTTGTTGGTAGGAGAATTGGTCGAGTAG